The Mycobacterium sp. 3519A genome contains a region encoding:
- a CDS encoding polyketide cyclase, with translation MESRHVSRWIEAGPGTVYEFAADPHTWPRWAAGLAEGGLRQTADGWMANSPMGQVTVEFTPANAFGVLDHVVRLPTGEAVYNPMRVIPGGVGEDRCEVLFTVRRRDGMTEEQFDADVAAVAADLETLRRLVEA, from the coding sequence ATGGAGTCGCGACACGTCAGCAGATGGATCGAAGCCGGGCCAGGCACCGTCTACGAATTCGCCGCCGACCCGCACACCTGGCCGAGGTGGGCGGCCGGGTTGGCCGAGGGCGGCCTGCGGCAGACCGCCGACGGGTGGATGGCCAACTCGCCGATGGGACAGGTCACCGTCGAGTTCACGCCGGCCAACGCGTTCGGCGTGCTCGACCATGTGGTGCGACTGCCGACCGGCGAAGCGGTCTACAACCCGATGCGGGTGATTCCGGGCGGCGTCGGCGAGGACCGCTGCGAGGTGCTGTTCACCGTGCGCCGACGCGACGGTATGACGGAGGAGCAGTTCGACGCCGACGTCGCGGCGGTGGCCGCGGACCTGGAGACGCTGCGGCGGCTGGTGGAGGCCTAG
- a CDS encoding YciI family protein encodes MRYGLLMHYQEGSEIGLTEEDMAPAMAAFQRYADDLSAAGVLVSTDVFESVVATTTVTANSGTLEIQDGPFADTKEKLGGIFVIEVDNLDEALKWAQRNPANSWGWIEIRPVGRTYAADRGWYTPE; translated from the coding sequence ATGCGCTACGGCCTGTTGATGCACTACCAGGAGGGCTCTGAGATCGGGTTGACGGAGGAGGACATGGCGCCGGCCATGGCCGCCTTCCAGCGGTACGCCGACGACCTGTCGGCCGCAGGCGTGCTCGTCAGCACCGACGTGTTCGAGTCCGTCGTCGCCACCACCACCGTCACCGCCAACAGCGGCACCCTCGAAATCCAGGACGGGCCGTTCGCCGACACCAAGGAGAAGCTCGGCGGCATCTTCGTCATCGAGGTCGACAATCTGGACGAGGCGCTGAAGTGGGCGCAGCGCAACCCCGCCAACAGTTGGGGCTGGATCGAGATCCGCCCGGTGGGACGGACCTACGCCGCGGACCGCGGGTGGTACACCCCTGAGTGA
- the dnaE gene encoding DNA polymerase III subunit alpha: protein MNSFVHLHNHTEYSMLDGAAKVKPMLAEAQRLQMPAIGMTDHGNMFGASEFYNAATEVGIKPIIGIEAYIAPGSRFETKRILWGDPSQKGDDVSGSGSYTHMTMVAENATGLRNLFRLSSMASFEGQLGKWARMDAELIAEHAEGIIATTGCPSGEVQTRLRLGHDREALESAAKWREIFGADNYFLELMDHGLDIERRVREGLLEIGRKLGIPPLATNDCHYVTRDAAHNHEALLCVQTGKTLSDPTRFKFDGDGYYLKSAAEMRQIWDNDIPGACDSTLLIAERVQSYADVWELRDRMPIFPVPEGHDQASWLRHEVDAGLARRFPDGVPQEYIDRAAYEIEVICAKGYPSYFLIVADLVSYARSVDIRVGPGRGSAAGSLVAYALRITDIDPIEHGLLFERFLNPERASMPDIDIDFDDRRRGEMVRYAADKWGSDRVAQVITFGTIKTKAALKDSARIHYGQPGFAIADRITKALPPPIMAKDIPLSGITDANHERYKEAAEVRGLIDTDPDVRTIYETARGLEGLIRNAGVHACAVIMSSEPLTEAIPLWKRPQDGAIITGWDYPSCEAIGLLKMDFLGLRNLTIIGDALENIKANRGIELDLESVPLDDPATYQLLGRGDTLGVFQLDGGPMRDLLRRMQPTGFEDVVAVIALYRPGPMGMNAHNDYADRKNGKQAIKPIHPELEEPLREILAETYGLIVYQEQIMRIAQKVASYSLARADILRKAMGKKKREVLDKEYEGFSEGMKANGFSAAAIKALWDTVLPFADYAFNKSHAAGYGLVSYWTAYLKANYPAEYMAGLLTSVGDDKDKAAVYLADCRRLGITVLPPDVNESSLNFTSVGEDIRYGLGAVRNVGANVVSSLVATRTEKGKYIDFSDYLNKIDIGPCNKKVTESLIKAGAFDSLGHPRKGLFLIHTDAVDSVLGTKKAEAMGQFDLFGGADTATDAVFTIKVPDEEWEDKHKLALEREMLGLYVSGHPLNGVAHLLAMQVDTQIPAILDGDVANDAQVVVGGILASVNRRVNKNGLPWASAQLEDLTGGIEVLFFPQTYSMYGGEITDDAVVLVKAKVAARDDRIALIAHELVVPDFSSAQVDRPLAVSLPTRQCTVDKVSALKQVLARHPGTSQVHLRLISGERITTLELDASLRVTPSSALMGDLKALLGPGCLGG from the coding sequence ATGAACTCCTTCGTGCACCTCCACAATCACACCGAGTACTCGATGTTGGACGGTGCGGCGAAGGTCAAGCCGATGCTCGCCGAGGCGCAGCGGCTGCAGATGCCCGCGATCGGGATGACCGACCACGGAAACATGTTCGGCGCCAGCGAGTTCTACAACGCCGCCACGGAAGTGGGCATCAAGCCGATCATCGGCATCGAGGCCTACATCGCGCCGGGTTCGCGCTTCGAGACCAAGCGCATCCTGTGGGGCGATCCGAGCCAGAAGGGTGACGACGTCTCCGGCAGCGGCTCGTACACCCACATGACCATGGTGGCCGAGAACGCCACGGGTCTGCGCAACCTTTTCAGGCTGTCGTCGATGGCGTCGTTCGAAGGCCAGCTCGGCAAGTGGGCGCGCATGGACGCCGAACTGATCGCCGAGCACGCCGAGGGCATCATCGCCACCACCGGCTGCCCGTCCGGCGAGGTGCAGACCCGGCTGCGGCTGGGCCACGACCGCGAAGCGTTGGAGTCGGCGGCGAAATGGCGCGAGATCTTCGGTGCCGATAACTATTTCCTCGAGCTGATGGACCACGGCCTCGACATCGAGCGCCGGGTCCGCGAGGGGCTGCTGGAGATCGGCCGCAAGCTCGGCATCCCCCCGTTGGCCACCAACGACTGCCACTACGTCACCCGCGACGCCGCGCACAACCACGAGGCGCTGCTGTGTGTGCAGACCGGCAAGACGCTGTCGGATCCCACCCGGTTCAAGTTCGACGGCGACGGCTACTACCTCAAGTCCGCCGCCGAGATGCGCCAGATCTGGGACAACGACATCCCCGGCGCGTGTGACTCCACCCTGCTGATCGCCGAGCGGGTGCAGTCCTACGCCGACGTGTGGGAACTGCGCGACCGGATGCCGATCTTCCCGGTGCCGGAAGGACACGATCAGGCGTCGTGGCTGCGTCACGAGGTCGACGCCGGCCTCGCGCGTCGGTTTCCCGACGGTGTGCCGCAGGAGTACATCGACCGCGCCGCCTATGAGATCGAGGTCATCTGCGCCAAGGGCTACCCGTCCTACTTCCTGATCGTGGCCGACCTGGTGAGCTACGCCAGGTCGGTCGACATCCGGGTCGGGCCCGGCCGCGGTTCGGCCGCCGGGTCACTGGTCGCCTACGCACTGCGGATCACCGACATCGACCCCATCGAGCACGGGCTGCTGTTCGAGCGGTTCCTGAACCCCGAACGCGCATCGATGCCCGATATCGACATCGACTTCGACGACCGCCGTCGCGGTGAGATGGTGCGCTACGCCGCCGACAAGTGGGGCAGCGACCGGGTCGCCCAGGTCATCACCTTCGGCACCATCAAAACCAAAGCGGCGCTGAAGGATTCGGCCCGCATTCACTACGGCCAGCCCGGCTTCGCGATCGCTGACCGGATCACCAAGGCGCTGCCGCCGCCCATCATGGCCAAGGACATCCCGCTGTCCGGTATCACCGACGCCAACCATGAGCGGTACAAGGAGGCCGCCGAGGTCCGCGGGCTGATCGACACCGATCCCGACGTCCGCACCATCTACGAGACCGCCCGCGGTCTCGAGGGTCTGATCCGCAACGCCGGCGTGCACGCCTGCGCAGTGATCATGAGCAGCGAGCCGCTGACCGAGGCCATCCCGCTGTGGAAACGGCCGCAGGACGGCGCGATCATCACGGGCTGGGACTACCCGTCGTGTGAGGCCATCGGCCTGTTGAAGATGGACTTCCTCGGCCTGCGCAACCTGACGATCATCGGTGACGCGCTGGAGAACATCAAGGCCAACAGGGGAATCGAGCTCGATCTGGAGTCGGTTCCGCTCGACGACCCCGCCACCTACCAACTGCTCGGCCGCGGTGACACGCTCGGCGTGTTCCAGCTCGACGGCGGGCCGATGCGTGACCTGCTGCGCCGCATGCAGCCCACCGGTTTCGAGGACGTCGTCGCCGTCATCGCGCTGTATCGACCCGGCCCGATGGGCATGAACGCGCACAACGACTACGCCGACCGCAAGAACGGCAAGCAGGCCATCAAGCCGATCCATCCCGAACTCGAGGAGCCGCTGCGCGAGATCCTGGCGGAGACGTACGGCCTGATCGTCTACCAAGAGCAGATCATGCGCATCGCGCAGAAGGTGGCCAGCTACTCGCTCGCTCGAGCAGACATTCTGCGAAAAGCCATGGGCAAGAAGAAGCGCGAGGTGCTCGACAAGGAGTACGAGGGCTTCTCCGAGGGCATGAAGGCCAACGGGTTCTCGGCGGCGGCCATCAAGGCGCTGTGGGACACGGTGCTACCGTTCGCCGACTACGCGTTCAACAAATCGCATGCCGCCGGGTACGGACTGGTGTCGTACTGGACGGCGTATCTGAAGGCGAACTACCCGGCCGAGTACATGGCGGGCCTGCTGACGTCGGTCGGCGACGACAAGGACAAGGCCGCGGTGTACCTGGCCGACTGCCGCCGGTTGGGCATCACAGTGCTGCCGCCCGACGTCAACGAGTCGAGCCTGAACTTCACCTCGGTCGGGGAGGACATCCGCTACGGCCTCGGGGCGGTGCGCAACGTCGGCGCGAACGTCGTTTCCTCCCTTGTCGCTACCCGCACCGAGAAGGGTAAGTACATCGACTTCTCGGACTACCTCAACAAGATCGACATCGGCCCCTGCAACAAGAAGGTGACCGAATCGCTGATCAAGGCGGGGGCGTTCGACTCGCTGGGGCATCCGCGCAAGGGGCTGTTCCTGATTCACACCGACGCGGTCGACTCGGTGCTCGGCACCAAGAAGGCCGAGGCGATGGGCCAGTTCGACCTCTTCGGCGGCGCGGACACCGCGACCGACGCGGTGTTCACCATCAAGGTGCCCGACGAGGAGTGGGAGGACAAGCACAAGCTGGCGCTCGAGCGCGAGATGCTGGGTCTCTACGTGTCGGGGCATCCGCTGAACGGCGTCGCGCACCTGCTGGCCATGCAGGTTGACACGCAGATCCCGGCCATCCTCGACGGGGACGTCGCCAACGACGCCCAGGTGGTGGTCGGCGGCATCCTCGCGTCGGTGAACCGCAGGGTCAACAAGAACGGTTTGCCTTGGGCGTCAGCGCAATTGGAAGACCTCACCGGCGGCATCGAGGTGTTGTTCTTCCCGCAGACCTACTCGATGTACGGCGGCGAGATCACCGACGACGCGGTGGTGCTGGTCAAGGCGAAGGTGGCCGCGCGCGACGACCGGATCGCGTTGATCGCACACGAACTCGTGGTGCCGGACTTCTCCAGCGCGCAGGTGGACCGACCGCTGGCGGTCAGCCTGCCGACGCGGCAGTGCACCGTCGACAAGGTGTCGGCGCTCAAACAGGTGCTGGCGCGGCATCCCGGCACGTCGCAGGTGCATCTGCGACTCATCAGCGGTGAGCGGATCACCACGCTGGAACTGGATGCCTCGCTGCGGGTGACACCGTCGTCGGCGTTGATGGGCGACCTGAAGGCACTGTTGGGACCCGGCTGCCTCGGCGGCTAG
- a CDS encoding class I SAM-dependent methyltransferase, giving the protein MGIATAALTPVEQTAFLTEYARALDSRWARPILGDTLADDVVGKIDYDFAGLGVQTSVICQTALRARMLDDRVRAFIRRHPDAVVVDLGAGLDSGFYRVQPPASVDWYSVDLPGVMALRDEVLPADPHSHSVPVSLTEKRWPETIPADRPTILIADGLFAFLPEAVIVDVFLRITEHFRTGELAFNDYGRIGWFSKLAIRVAPQKMFKDVGSQWGYAGFKDAHHPETWNPRMTLVEEASLTHQPEIDLFPGWIRVATKLAGTSKAGARKARILRYAF; this is encoded by the coding sequence ATGGGAATCGCAACCGCTGCACTGACACCCGTCGAACAGACCGCATTTCTCACCGAATACGCCAGAGCGTTGGACAGCCGCTGGGCGCGACCGATCCTCGGCGACACGCTTGCCGACGACGTCGTCGGCAAGATCGACTACGACTTCGCCGGGTTGGGCGTGCAGACCAGTGTGATCTGCCAGACCGCGCTGCGCGCAAGAATGCTCGACGATCGAGTGCGCGCGTTCATCCGTCGGCATCCGGATGCCGTTGTCGTCGACCTGGGCGCCGGCCTCGACAGCGGCTTCTACCGGGTGCAGCCACCGGCCTCAGTGGATTGGTACAGCGTCGATCTGCCCGGCGTCATGGCGCTGCGCGACGAGGTGCTGCCCGCCGACCCGCATTCGCATTCGGTGCCGGTGTCGCTGACCGAAAAGCGTTGGCCGGAAACGATTCCGGCGGATCGCCCGACGATACTGATCGCCGACGGGTTGTTCGCCTTCCTTCCAGAAGCGGTCATCGTCGACGTGTTCCTGCGGATCACCGAGCACTTCCGCACCGGCGAGTTGGCATTCAACGACTACGGACGCATCGGCTGGTTCAGCAAGCTGGCCATCAGGGTCGCACCGCAGAAGATGTTCAAAGACGTCGGAAGCCAGTGGGGCTACGCAGGATTCAAGGACGCGCACCACCCCGAGACGTGGAACCCGCGGATGACGTTGGTCGAGGAGGCCAGTCTGACCCACCAACCGGAGATCGACCTGTTCCCGGGCTGGATCCGGGTGGCGACCAAACTGGCCGGCACGAGCAAGGCCGGCGCGCGTAAGGCCCGAATCCTGCGCTACGCGTTCTGA
- a CDS encoding TetR/AcrR family transcriptional regulator, with the protein MESDAEPLPAARGRGRPVGADSAETRARILRAARDVINERGFEGANFQAIASRAGLSRPTMHYYFHAREEIFECLIAESYSIVADCIARAKREDTLLNQLSKFVITAHRSGLADRSMLQFTITARLESQRSSSLREQRSPVLSAVHGFYTTIVEQAVARGEIAADTDVGAVVNMLLALFLGMGFYAGFIADENDMPAVAKQLHRLMTHGLLDRRRNGRPLTVAPPVSAGAGVDALTG; encoded by the coding sequence GTGGAGTCTGACGCGGAGCCGCTACCTGCTGCCAGGGGGCGGGGCCGCCCCGTAGGTGCCGATTCGGCCGAGACACGTGCGCGCATCCTTCGCGCGGCCCGCGATGTGATCAACGAACGCGGCTTCGAAGGCGCCAATTTCCAGGCCATCGCCTCCCGCGCCGGACTCAGCAGGCCGACCATGCACTACTACTTCCACGCCCGCGAAGAGATCTTCGAGTGTTTGATCGCGGAGTCGTATTCGATTGTCGCCGACTGCATTGCGCGAGCGAAACGCGAAGACACCCTGTTGAATCAGCTGTCGAAGTTCGTCATCACAGCACACCGGTCGGGACTAGCGGACCGGTCGATGCTGCAGTTCACGATCACCGCCAGGTTGGAATCCCAGCGCAGCTCCAGCCTGCGCGAGCAGCGCAGTCCGGTGCTATCGGCGGTCCACGGCTTCTACACCACGATCGTCGAACAGGCCGTCGCCCGTGGTGAGATCGCCGCAGACACCGACGTCGGCGCCGTGGTGAACATGCTGCTCGCGCTGTTCCTCGGAATGGGGTTCTACGCCGGATTCATTGCCGATGAAAACGATATGCCGGCCGTTGCCAAGCAACTTCATCGGCTGATGACGCACGGATTGCTGGATCGCCGCAGGAACGGTCGTCCGCTCACCGTCGCGCCGCCGGTGTCCGCCGGGGCGGGTGTCGACGCACTGACGGGCTGA
- a CDS encoding RNA polymerase sigma factor, whose amino-acid sequence MAALTRDSYGKLLAVLAAPTRDIAAAEDALADALERALVRWPDDGVPANPEGWVLTVARNRLRDLWKSAGHRMTESLGESDYAATAFDDHTPAVRDRRLELMLVCAHPAIAPNIRTPLMLQCVLGVEAAAIATAFAVAPATMAQRLVRAKKRIRDAGIPFVLPEPEDLARRLPAVLEAVYGAYAIDWQSAPQGAPVESLAAEALHLALVLAESLPDDPEVLGLAALVCLSEARRPARRTADGCFVPLDEQDSGLWDSALITRGEALLQRAHRHGAPGRFQYEAAIQSAHCARAVHGTVDLAALRKLHRAVLRVAPSLGAAVAAAAVDGQIDGAPAGLRALDGIDDAAVARFQPYWTTRAHLLAEAARPAEAAGAFRRAIALTADAGVAEYLLRCLRTITG is encoded by the coding sequence GTGGCGGCACTCACCCGGGACTCCTACGGCAAGCTGCTCGCCGTCCTGGCGGCGCCGACCCGCGACATCGCCGCCGCCGAGGACGCGCTGGCCGACGCGCTGGAACGCGCGCTGGTCCGCTGGCCAGACGACGGCGTCCCGGCCAACCCGGAAGGCTGGGTGCTGACGGTAGCGCGCAATCGACTGCGGGACCTGTGGAAGTCTGCGGGGCATCGGATGACCGAATCGCTGGGTGAAAGCGACTACGCTGCAACGGCTTTCGATGATCACACGCCCGCCGTCCGCGACCGGAGGCTGGAGCTCATGCTGGTCTGCGCGCATCCGGCGATCGCGCCGAACATCCGGACGCCGCTGATGCTGCAGTGTGTGCTCGGCGTCGAGGCCGCCGCCATCGCCACCGCGTTCGCCGTTGCGCCTGCGACGATGGCGCAGCGACTGGTGCGCGCCAAGAAACGCATCCGCGACGCGGGCATCCCGTTCGTGCTGCCGGAGCCCGAGGATCTGGCACGGCGGCTACCGGCCGTGTTGGAGGCGGTCTACGGCGCCTATGCGATCGACTGGCAGTCCGCGCCGCAGGGCGCACCCGTCGAATCCCTGGCAGCCGAGGCGCTGCACCTGGCACTGGTGCTCGCCGAGTCACTGCCCGACGATCCGGAGGTGCTCGGCCTCGCGGCGCTGGTGTGCCTGTCGGAGGCGCGCAGACCGGCCAGGCGCACCGCCGACGGCTGCTTCGTCCCTCTCGACGAACAGGACAGCGGACTGTGGGATTCGGCGTTGATCACCCGCGGCGAGGCGTTGCTGCAGCGCGCCCATCGACACGGTGCCCCTGGCCGGTTTCAGTACGAGGCGGCGATCCAGTCGGCCCATTGCGCCAGGGCGGTGCACGGCACCGTCGACCTGGCCGCGCTGCGGAAACTGCACCGTGCCGTGCTGCGGGTGGCACCGTCGCTCGGCGCGGCCGTCGCGGCGGCGGCCGTCGACGGCCAGATCGACGGCGCGCCAGCAGGGCTGCGTGCGCTGGACGGCATCGACGACGCGGCCGTGGCGCGGTTCCAGCCGTACTGGACGACGCGGGCGCATCTGCTCGCCGAGGCGGCACGCCCCGCGGAGGCCGCGGGCGCCTTCCGCAGAGCGATTGCACTGACCGCCGACGCGGGGGTGGCCGAGTACCTTTTGCGGTGTTTGCGTACGATCACCGGTTGA
- a CDS encoding RluA family pseudouridine synthase, producing the protein MTTRSMPVPEGLAGMRVDAGLARLLGLSRTAAAALAEDGGVEVDGAPAGKSDKLTAGAWLEVRLPEAPAPVENTPVDIEGMAILYSDADIVAVDKPPGVAAHATVGWHGPTVLGGLAAAGFRISTSGIHERQGIVHRLDVGTSGVMVVALSERAYTVLKRAFKQRTVEKRYHALVQGHPDPSSGTIDAPIGRHRGHDWKFAVTEHGRHSVTHYDTLEAHQAASLLDIELETGRTHQIRVHFAALHHPCAGDLTYGADPTLAKKLGLERQWLHARSLAFAHPADGRRVEITSPYPDDLQHALDVLRNHEL; encoded by the coding sequence GTGACGACGCGGTCGATGCCGGTCCCCGAGGGGCTGGCGGGTATGCGTGTCGACGCCGGGTTGGCGCGGCTGCTCGGGTTGTCGCGGACCGCTGCGGCGGCGCTGGCCGAAGACGGCGGCGTCGAGGTGGACGGTGCGCCTGCGGGCAAGTCGGACAAGTTGACGGCGGGCGCCTGGTTGGAGGTGCGGCTGCCGGAAGCGCCTGCCCCGGTGGAGAACACGCCCGTCGACATCGAGGGCATGGCGATCCTGTACTCCGACGCCGACATCGTCGCCGTCGACAAGCCGCCGGGGGTGGCCGCGCATGCGACGGTCGGGTGGCACGGCCCGACGGTGCTCGGCGGACTTGCCGCCGCAGGCTTCCGCATCAGCACCTCGGGCATCCACGAGCGGCAGGGCATCGTGCATCGCCTCGACGTCGGCACCTCCGGCGTCATGGTGGTGGCGCTGTCCGAGCGTGCCTACACAGTGCTGAAGCGGGCGTTCAAGCAGCGGACCGTCGAAAAGCGTTACCACGCACTGGTTCAGGGGCACCCGGATCCGTCGAGCGGAACCATCGACGCCCCGATCGGCAGGCACCGCGGCCACGACTGGAAGTTCGCGGTGACCGAACACGGCAGGCACAGTGTCACGCATTACGACACGCTGGAAGCGCACCAGGCGGCCAGTCTGCTCGACATCGAACTGGAGACCGGACGCACGCACCAGATCCGGGTGCACTTCGCCGCACTGCACCACCCGTGCGCCGGGGACCTCACCTACGGCGCCGATCCGACCTTGGCGAAAAAGCTTGGCCTGGAACGGCAATGGCTGCATGCACGGTCGCTGGCGTTCGCTCATCCCGCCGACGGTCGTCGCGTCGAGATCACCAGCCCCTATCCTGACGATCTGCAACACGCGCTGGACGTGTTGCGTAACCACGAACTGTGA
- the rarD gene encoding EamA family transporter RarD gives MSEQRRAGLLFGVGAYASWGLFPAFFPLLEPAGAFEILAHRIVWCFALMVVVVAAVRRLSDIRAMSGRTWLLLTFASALISANWLIYIYAVNNGHVVDAALGYFINPLATVALGLLIFRERLNRAQFAALAVAVVAVVVLTVEVGQPPLIGLGLALSFSSYGAVKKVVPVDPRVSVGIEAAIATPFALAFLVVIEVTGHATFTSLGAGHIALMVMSGVLTAVPLLLFAAAAQRLPLVTLGLLFYLTPAMQLTWGVVVGHEPMPPARWLGFGLIWVALAVFSADALWRARVDRRALESSSL, from the coding sequence GTGAGCGAGCAGCGTAGAGCGGGGTTGTTGTTCGGGGTCGGCGCGTACGCGTCGTGGGGACTGTTTCCCGCGTTCTTCCCGCTGCTGGAACCCGCGGGCGCGTTCGAAATCCTGGCCCACCGCATCGTGTGGTGTTTCGCGTTGATGGTCGTGGTCGTCGCGGCGGTGCGCCGACTCTCCGATATTCGCGCGATGTCGGGGCGCACCTGGCTGTTGCTGACCTTCGCGTCGGCGCTGATCTCCGCCAACTGGCTGATCTACATCTACGCCGTCAACAACGGTCACGTCGTCGACGCCGCCCTCGGCTACTTCATCAACCCGCTCGCCACCGTCGCGCTGGGCCTGCTGATCTTTCGTGAGCGGCTCAACCGAGCCCAGTTCGCGGCCCTGGCGGTCGCGGTCGTGGCAGTGGTGGTGCTGACGGTGGAGGTGGGTCAGCCACCGCTGATCGGGCTGGGGCTGGCGCTGTCGTTCAGCTCCTACGGCGCGGTGAAGAAGGTGGTCCCGGTCGATCCGCGGGTCAGCGTCGGCATCGAGGCGGCTATCGCGACGCCTTTTGCGCTGGCCTTCCTCGTCGTCATCGAGGTCACCGGCCACGCGACGTTCACCAGCCTCGGCGCGGGCCACATCGCGCTGATGGTGATGTCCGGCGTACTGACCGCGGTGCCGCTGCTGCTGTTCGCGGCCGCCGCACAGCGGCTGCCGCTGGTCACGCTGGGGCTGCTGTTCTACCTGACCCCGGCCATGCAGTTGACCTGGGGCGTGGTGGTCGGCCACGAGCCGATGCCGCCCGCGCGCTGGCTCGGCTTCGGGCTGATCTGGGTGGCGCTGGCCGTTTTCAGCGCCGACGCGCTGTGGCGGGCCCGTGTCGATCGGCGCGCACTCGAATCGTCATCCCTGTGA
- a CDS encoding carboxymuconolactone decarboxylase family protein, whose protein sequence is MTCYKFDSARIAPPPAPLDPDMHDAIDAVMKGAPPLQFFLVMARDRRLFFKFFNAGLLDRGHLTIRQREIVIDRVTASCGAEYEWGVHVTAFAAKADLTEAQILSLVTGGPDDDCWADDDRVLIRLCDSLQQTCAIDDDLWAELTARHSDEAILELLMLAGTYRTVSYLVNGLRLPREPGARRFPEQRTAAKDTHLDTPGSVGARS, encoded by the coding sequence ATGACATGCTACAAATTTGATAGCGCCAGGATCGCTCCGCCGCCCGCGCCGCTCGACCCGGACATGCACGACGCGATCGATGCGGTCATGAAAGGCGCACCACCGCTGCAGTTTTTCCTGGTCATGGCCCGTGATCGACGGCTGTTCTTCAAGTTCTTCAACGCCGGCCTGCTCGACCGCGGGCATCTGACCATCAGGCAGCGCGAGATCGTCATCGACCGGGTGACGGCGTCGTGTGGTGCCGAATACGAGTGGGGAGTGCACGTCACGGCGTTCGCGGCGAAGGCCGACCTCACCGAGGCCCAGATCCTCTCGCTGGTCACCGGCGGACCCGACGACGACTGCTGGGCCGACGACGACCGAGTGCTCATCAGGTTGTGTGACAGCCTCCAGCAGACGTGCGCGATCGACGACGACCTCTGGGCTGAATTGACCGCGCGCCACAGTGACGAGGCCATTCTGGAGTTGCTCATGCTGGCAGGCACCTACCGGACCGTGAGCTACTTGGTGAACGGTCTGCGGCTGCCGCGGGAACCCGGCGCCCGCCGGTTCCCGGAACAGCGAACCGCCGCAAAAGACACGCACCTCGACACGCCGGGATCTGTCGGCGCTCGGTCATAG
- a CDS encoding nitroreductase family deazaflavin-dependent oxidoreductase gives MPLSGDYEPSPSDWVRDHADKIMQAGTTDGVDMKGKPLILLTTVGAKTGKIRKTPLMRVEHDGQYAVVASLGGAPKNPVWYYNIKAHPRVELQDGEVTKEYEAREVVGDEKAVWWERAVEAWPDYAEYQKKTDRQIPVFVLTPISG, from the coding sequence ATGCCACTTTCCGGAGACTACGAACCGAGCCCATCCGACTGGGTGCGCGACCACGCCGACAAGATCATGCAAGCCGGCACCACCGACGGTGTCGACATGAAGGGCAAGCCCCTGATTCTGCTGACCACGGTCGGCGCCAAGACCGGCAAGATCCGCAAGACGCCGCTGATGCGGGTCGAGCACGACGGCCAGTACGCGGTGGTGGCTTCGCTGGGTGGGGCTCCGAAGAACCCGGTCTGGTACTACAACATCAAGGCACACCCGCGCGTCGAACTGCAGGACGGCGAGGTCACCAAGGAATACGAGGCCCGCGAGGTGGTCGGCGACGAGAAGGCCGTCTGGTGGGAGCGCGCCGTCGAGGCCTGGCCGGACTACGCCGAGTACCAAAAGAAGACCGACCGGCAGATTCCGGTCTTCGTGCTCACTCCGATTTCCGGATAA
- a CDS encoding helix-turn-helix domain-containing protein — protein sequence MTSPKFGSPVRGSTSGRPIMAALDMLGRRGALRVLWELRGEPLTFRALQDACDSNPGSLNTRLRELRDLGIVDHDTGGYRLTAQGRALMTALEPLQDWADRWAGAAVPRDAS from the coding sequence ATGACTTCACCGAAATTCGGTTCGCCGGTGCGGGGGTCGACGTCGGGCAGGCCGATCATGGCGGCACTGGACATGTTGGGCCGGCGTGGAGCCTTACGGGTGCTGTGGGAGCTTCGCGGCGAGCCGCTGACTTTCCGCGCCCTGCAGGACGCCTGCGACTCCAACCCCGGGTCCCTCAACACCCGGCTTCGCGAGCTTCGCGACCTCGGCATAGTCGACCATGACACCGGTGGTTACCGTCTGACCGCGCAAGGCCGGGCGTTGATGACTGCCCTTGAGCCACTACAGGATTGGGCCGACCGCTGGGCGGGTGCGGCGGTTCCCCGCGACGCGAGTTAG